A genomic window from Brassica oleracea var. oleracea cultivar TO1000 chromosome C8, BOL, whole genome shotgun sequence includes:
- the LOC106310361 gene encoding selenium-binding protein 1-like isoform X1, which yields MATETKVIAPVGSGEKGCCKSGPGYATPLAAMSGPREKLIYVIAVYTGTGREKPDYLATVDVDPSSATYCSVIHRLPIPFLGDELHHSGWNSCSSCHGDASADRRYLVLPSFISGRIYAIDTKADPRAPSLYKYVDPKEIAEKTGLAFPHTTHCLGSGEILVSCLGDKDGNAQGSGFLLLDSDFNIKNRGFLRWEKPGHSPLFGYDFWYQPRHKTMISTSLGAPKAFSKGFDLQDVADGFYGSHLHVYSWPGGEMKQLIDLGDTGLIPLEIRFLHDPSKDIGYVGSALSSNMIRFFKNSDESWSHEVVISVKPIKVQNWVLPEMPGLITDFLISLDDRFFYFVNWLHGDIRQYNIEDPKNPVLTGQIWVGGLLQKGGPVKAVREDGGTYQFDVPQIKGKSLRGGPQMIQLSLDGKRLYATNSLYSVWDRQFYPELMDKGSHIIQIDVDTVKGGLSINPDFFVDFGDEPDGPALAHEMRYPGGDCTSDIWI from the exons ATGGCGACTGAAACTAAAGTGATAGCTCCGGTTGGAAGCGGAGAAAAAGGATGTTGCAAGTCAGGTCCCGGATATGCCACGCCACTTGCCGCAATGTCTGGTCCACGGGAAAAGCTCATCTACGTCATCGCCGTCTACACTG GAACGGGACGAGAGAAGCCAGATTACTTGGCAACGGTAGATGTGGATCCAAGCTCAGCAACATATTGTAGCGTCATTCATAGATTGCCAATCCCCTTTCTTGGTGATGAGCTTCATCATTCTGGTTGGAACTCTTGCAGTTCTTGCCATGGTGATGCTTCTGCTGATAGACGTTATCTCGTGTTACCATCCTTTAT ATCTGGTCGCATCTATGCAATTGACACAAAGGCAGACCCGAGGGCACCATCTTTGTATAAGTACGTAGATCCTAAAGAGATTGCTGAAAAGACAGGATTGGCCTTCCCACACACAACTCATTGCCTTGGCTCTGGTGAAATCTTGGTGTCCTGTCTTGGGGACAAAGATGGAAATGCCCAGGGGAGTGGGTTTCTTCTTCTCGACTCTGACTTTAATATCAAGAACAG GGGATTTCTCAGGTGGGAGAAACCAGGACATAGTCCCTTGTTCGGTTATGATTTCTGGTACCAACCTCGGCACAAGACAATGATCAGCACCTCTTTGGGAGCACCTAAAGCCTTCTCCAAAGGTTTTGATCTCCAGGACGTTGCTGATGGCTTCTACGGAAGTCATCTTCATGTTTACAGTTGGCCAGGAGGTGAAATGAAACAGTTAATTGACCTTGGAGATACTGGTCTCATACCTTTGGAG ATCAGATTCTTGCATGATCCATCTAAAGATATAGGGTATGTTGGGAGTGCATTGTCGAGTAATATGATAAGATTTTTCAAGAATAGTGATGAATCATGGAGCCATGAG GTCGTTATATCAGTTAAACCCATAAAAGTACAAAACTGGGTTCTTCCAGAAATGCCAGGGCTTATCACCGACTTCTTGATCTCTCTGGATGATCGATTTTTCTACTTTGTGAACTGGCTTCATGGAGACATTCGCCAGTATAACATCGAAGACCCTAAAAACCCTGTCTTAACGGGACAAATTTGGGTGGGGGGTTTACTACAAAAGGGTGGCCCTGTTAAGGCTGTTAGAGAAGACGGCGGTACTTACCAGTTTGATGTTCCTCAAATCAAG GGGAAATCTCTGAGAGGAGGACCTCAAATGATTCAGCTTAGCCTTGATGGTAAACGACTGTATGCAACAAACTCGTTATACAGCGTGTGGGACCGTCAGTTTTACCCTGAACTTATGGATAAAGGATCACACATAATTCAAATTGATGTTGATACAGTGAAAGGTGGTCTCTCCATAAACCCTGATTTCTTTGTGGACTTCGGAGATGAACCTGATGGTCCTGCGCTTGCCCACGAGATGAGATATCCCGGTGGAGACTGCACATCTGATATCTGGATTTGA
- the LOC106310361 gene encoding selenium-binding protein 1-like isoform X2: MATETKVIAPVGSGEKGCCKSGPGYATPLAAMSGPREKLIYVIAVYTGTGREKPDYLATVDVDPSSATYCSVIHRLPIPFLGDELHHSGWNSCSSCHGDASADRRYLVLPSFISGRIYAIDTKADPRAPSLYKYVDPKEIAEKTGLAFPHTTHCLGSGEILVSCLGDKDGNAQGSGFLLLDSDFNIKNRWEKPGHSPLFGYDFWYQPRHKTMISTSLGAPKAFSKGFDLQDVADGFYGSHLHVYSWPGGEMKQLIDLGDTGLIPLEIRFLHDPSKDIGYVGSALSSNMIRFFKNSDESWSHEVVISVKPIKVQNWVLPEMPGLITDFLISLDDRFFYFVNWLHGDIRQYNIEDPKNPVLTGQIWVGGLLQKGGPVKAVREDGGTYQFDVPQIKGKSLRGGPQMIQLSLDGKRLYATNSLYSVWDRQFYPELMDKGSHIIQIDVDTVKGGLSINPDFFVDFGDEPDGPALAHEMRYPGGDCTSDIWI, encoded by the exons ATGGCGACTGAAACTAAAGTGATAGCTCCGGTTGGAAGCGGAGAAAAAGGATGTTGCAAGTCAGGTCCCGGATATGCCACGCCACTTGCCGCAATGTCTGGTCCACGGGAAAAGCTCATCTACGTCATCGCCGTCTACACTG GAACGGGACGAGAGAAGCCAGATTACTTGGCAACGGTAGATGTGGATCCAAGCTCAGCAACATATTGTAGCGTCATTCATAGATTGCCAATCCCCTTTCTTGGTGATGAGCTTCATCATTCTGGTTGGAACTCTTGCAGTTCTTGCCATGGTGATGCTTCTGCTGATAGACGTTATCTCGTGTTACCATCCTTTAT ATCTGGTCGCATCTATGCAATTGACACAAAGGCAGACCCGAGGGCACCATCTTTGTATAAGTACGTAGATCCTAAAGAGATTGCTGAAAAGACAGGATTGGCCTTCCCACACACAACTCATTGCCTTGGCTCTGGTGAAATCTTGGTGTCCTGTCTTGGGGACAAAGATGGAAATGCCCAGGGGAGTGGGTTTCTTCTTCTCGACTCTGACTTTAATATCAAGAACAG GTGGGAGAAACCAGGACATAGTCCCTTGTTCGGTTATGATTTCTGGTACCAACCTCGGCACAAGACAATGATCAGCACCTCTTTGGGAGCACCTAAAGCCTTCTCCAAAGGTTTTGATCTCCAGGACGTTGCTGATGGCTTCTACGGAAGTCATCTTCATGTTTACAGTTGGCCAGGAGGTGAAATGAAACAGTTAATTGACCTTGGAGATACTGGTCTCATACCTTTGGAG ATCAGATTCTTGCATGATCCATCTAAAGATATAGGGTATGTTGGGAGTGCATTGTCGAGTAATATGATAAGATTTTTCAAGAATAGTGATGAATCATGGAGCCATGAG GTCGTTATATCAGTTAAACCCATAAAAGTACAAAACTGGGTTCTTCCAGAAATGCCAGGGCTTATCACCGACTTCTTGATCTCTCTGGATGATCGATTTTTCTACTTTGTGAACTGGCTTCATGGAGACATTCGCCAGTATAACATCGAAGACCCTAAAAACCCTGTCTTAACGGGACAAATTTGGGTGGGGGGTTTACTACAAAAGGGTGGCCCTGTTAAGGCTGTTAGAGAAGACGGCGGTACTTACCAGTTTGATGTTCCTCAAATCAAG GGGAAATCTCTGAGAGGAGGACCTCAAATGATTCAGCTTAGCCTTGATGGTAAACGACTGTATGCAACAAACTCGTTATACAGCGTGTGGGACCGTCAGTTTTACCCTGAACTTATGGATAAAGGATCACACATAATTCAAATTGATGTTGATACAGTGAAAGGTGGTCTCTCCATAAACCCTGATTTCTTTGTGGACTTCGGAGATGAACCTGATGGTCCTGCGCTTGCCCACGAGATGAGATATCCCGGTGGAGACTGCACATCTGATATCTGGATTTGA